The following nucleotide sequence is from Apium graveolens cultivar Ventura chromosome 4, ASM990537v1, whole genome shotgun sequence.
GTATCAcatatatgaaatacccaacCATCAGTGTGATACCCAACTGATAGTGCAGTATTCAATCGGCTAAAATTGACCACTTTTTCAGAATGACTATTTCGgttaaatttttcaaaaattgctATTTTTGTCATCTTTTCTCGATTAGCGAGGAGTTTGATAATTACCACGATTACGGGGATTGATAAAATCAGTAAATCACAACGCAGAAATGGCAGAGAGGGAGAGGGGATTTAAATTTGTCTCATGACTTGAGAAATCGAGATATAAATGTAATGAGACAGAATATTAATATTACATGTTCAATCACTTTCCGTTAAACCTAATTTTATGAATCCAGCACAATCCAGCTTTTATTCTCTCTCCTTTCATTTTCTCTCCAGGCTCTTTCCTGCAATGTCTTGTCCGTGCGATTCTCTTATTGAATCTGCACATTTTAGAGCTTGTTGATTAAAGTTGATAAACATATGATCCGCTGATAAAAGGCCCTTTCCCGGGCTTTCCTCAGCTACCTGTTGCTCGAGCTCGAATGCTCGATGTGATTCAATCGAGATTTTAAAAGATTGTTTGAACTTTGAAATTTTGAAAATCCTAGGATATTTAATTTAGATTCTAAAAGATTCtttaaaatctgatggtatttAATAAGGATTgaaaaagtcttttaaaatccggggtattcaatttaaattttaaaaagtttATTAAAATCTGGTGGTATTcgatttggattttaaaaaatccattAAAATATGGTGGTATTTAAAAGTTCatgattttttttgtattttataaaattatagattTTGATGAATTTGCTAGTGTATTTTATGTTTTCAGAATTAGCAAAATCTAagagattttgatggatttgtaGAAATCACTACTCAAATCAGTAAGACTGTACGAGAATTAATCCAACGGCTCCGCTAAAATACGCATATAATTAAAATCATCCAAAATCAGCACCAATTATTCAAAACCAATGAATTTGTTATAAATCcctaaaatctaaattgaatacaccCTCCTACGTCTGATTTACGGAAATTTTTTGTGAGGTAAAATTGATGAACCGGTTGAAATTCATAGATATTCTGCTTAAGTCGACTACAAATCATACATTTTTTTGCATCAAATCATATGTGCTACTAAGTACGTAGATTTAAGACGAATTTGGACTCATTACTTCGTGTACGATCACTCAAAATCAAAAAATATTCACTAACTCGTGTTTGACTTGAATTGGAAATAATTGCGAGCAAGTGATAAATTATGGCCTGTTATGAAAATATATTGGACAAAAAAATACAGACTAAAAAagggtgaaaaaccaaaatacccaccatttgAGAAAATTTGTCCAAAATACCGATTGGCGGGGAGTTCCGCCCTAAATACCCACTGAATACGCATTGCTTACATGCGGattctaattttttaaaatttgtaaAGAACACGCATGTACAGAATGCGTGTTTCTTTTTTGATTTTTAGCGAATACGCATTTTCAAGATGCGTATtcctattaattttaaaaagaaacACACATTTTTGCAATGCGTGTTCTTTACATTTTTTGAAAAACCTGAATACGCATGTGTGCAATGCGTAATCTCTGGATATTTAAGGCGGAACTCGCGCAGCTGAAAATCGGTATATTTTGGGCATTCTTTCCTCAAAAATCGATaagacaaacatcgatttaattTGTTCAATTACTATCATAATCTGGATGAGCATAGGAGATCTATCTACTATGTTCAATGCTGCTTTCAGCATTTACAAAAGGAAGTTGTGTTTATTACTGGTCTTCATCCAGAATAAAGCCCTTGAGTCCTCATTTTTCTTCTTAGGAGTTTTAAGTACTCTAAAAATTACTCTCCTTCCTCTATGTTCAGTACAATTTTCATATTTTATACTGTTCAATTTCGATGACTTCACCACTGCAACATGACTACATAAGCTTATCAGAGACTCATACAATGGAGGGAAGCTCTGAGAACAACAAAAACAATGTTCTTAACCTTAAACAGACAGAGCTCAGGCTCGGCTTACCTGGTTCCGTGTCTCCCGAAAGGAAGCCTGGAAATGAGGTGCCTCTGTTTGGAAAAGCCCTGAAAGATACCAAAGTTGGAGGGTTTTGTCCATTAAAGAACTTTCTTTCAGGTGCTAAGAGAGGTTTCTGTGATGCAACTCATGGTTCCGGAAAATGGGCTCTTTCGATTGATGGTACTGGATCAGAGGTGCCTGATTTGGTAAATGGTTCTGTTCTGTACTCCCCTAGAAATGAAAATGGTGGTTTGCATGGGTTTTCAGTTAAAGAAGCTGGTCTTTCTTCTGCTGGTTTGAAGCCTGTTGAAGAGAACAAGACTTCTACAACAAATGAAAATACTACTAGTACTCCTGCTTCTAAGTAAGTTATGTCATTCTTGTTAATTATTAAGTCCTGTTCAAGATAGATCATTGAACATACTCAACTATGGTGCCTCTAGTTTATAGTTCTGGTCTTGTAGTGTCATGTTAGGCGTTTAAAATAAGCGTTTCAAGTTTAATAGATGTCGAAAACAAGGCCCTAATCTTGGAAATTTTGTCTTTGTTGCAGAGCACCGGTAGTTGGATGGCCTCCTATCAAATCATTCCGGAAGAACACACTGGCTACCAATACATGTAAGAACAGAGAGGTTGTGGAAAGAGATTCAATTACAGGGTGCATTTTTGTTAAGGTTAGCATGGATGGTGCTCCTTATCTGAGAAAAGTTGACCTCAAAACCTGCTGCAGTTACGCAGAACTTTCATCAGCTCTCGAGAGTATGTTCAGCTGCTTTACTATTGGTAAGCATCTCTCTCTTTTTGCTCATCAAGATCTGAGGAAAAATTATAATAGTTGTCTATCTATGATGAGATTGAACTGTCAGAGTAACAGTGGTAAAGAATCCATAAGTACTGCATAACCTTTATTTTTCAGCCAGGCCTAACTTGTATCATACATGCCTGCAATTCAGGGCAATGCACCTCTAAAGGACTTCCAGAACGAGAGGGTCTGAGTGCTAGTCGATTAATAGATCTTGTTCATGGCTCTGAATACGTGCTTACGTATGAAGACAAGGACGGGGACTGGATGCTTGTTGGCGATGTTCCTTGGAAGTAAGCCAACACTTTTACACTTTTAAACTTTGCATCTTATTAGACATATGTGCATTGCAACTAGAGGCGAAAAAAGAAGAACAAATTACAAAAGTACATCAAGAAATCAGGCTGTTACTCTCAAGAGTTTTAGAGCTCTGTTGGCATAAATATCTGATATATGTTCATTTAGTAGTTCATAGTTACATAACTAACTGTTACTCTCAACATCTGTTCTTGTTAAGTAACCACgatctaaaaccttaaggtgtcaGGCAAATGCCCcaacatgatcttatactcttcaaCGGTTCTGCTAAATTGATATGCTGTTTATAATGTCAGCTACTTGAAAACTTTTATAAATACTAATATCAATGATCTTCACTCAATCAGTATGTTCACAGACTCGTGCAAGAGGTTAAGGATCATGAAAGGCTCCGAGGCAATTGGTTTAGGTATGCTCTGGTCCGGAACCTGTCATACCAGATCCTAATTTCTCACTAAAAGTTTACATATTCTCATTAACTTAAGTAGCCTTGTGTTCATAATCCAAAAGTAAGATTGTATATGTGTTGCTTGCAGCACCGCGGAGCACGGAGAAATGCAAGAGCCGTCAGTAGAAAATTATGCCTGTAAAACTGAAGCCTGGGAATTTTGTTCATGCAAGTGTTTTagtatctcatatatttttacaTTTCAGAAGTTGTAGTACTTTTCCTAATGTCAATATCTTCTTAGCTTGCAGGCAGAAGATATATAAATGTATTATTTAGTGCCCAACTATGTAAATGTAAGCTCTAGATGATTTTAAACTCGGGTGTTCTCAAATGTAACTACTGTATGATAGATATTTACCAGTAACAACTAAGATTAAACAGTTCTACTTGCCTGAATGAGTATGAAAATTCAGGCACCATAGTTTACCAAACTGGAATGAGTATAAAAAACTCCAGCAACATAGTTTACCAAAATGAGTACTTAAACTATAACACTACATAT
It contains:
- the LOC141717532 gene encoding auxin-responsive protein IAA27-like — encoded protein: MTSPLQHDYISLSETHTMEGSSENNKNNVLNLKQTELRLGLPGSVSPERKPGNEVPLFGKALKDTKVGGFCPLKNFLSGAKRGFCDATHGSGKWALSIDGTGSEVPDLVNGSVLYSPRNENGGLHGFSVKEAGLSSAGLKPVEENKTSTTNENTTSTPASKAPVVGWPPIKSFRKNTLATNTCKNREVVERDSITGCIFVKVSMDGAPYLRKVDLKTCCSYAELSSALESMFSCFTIGQCTSKGLPEREGLSASRLIDLVHGSEYVLTYEDKDGDWMLVGDVPWNMFTDSCKRLRIMKGSEAIGLAPRSTEKCKSRQ